TAAAAAGGTTGCAGCTGCAAGGCGCCTGACAGTAGTAATCATGGCGTGAATTTGATATGCTTACAGGTAGAAATTAATATAATAAAAATACATTATAATTCGTATGAACCCAAGGAGGAATTTTGCATGCCACTCGTCTCGATGAAAGAAATGATGATTCAGGGGAAAGAAAAAGGATACGCGATCGGCCAGTTTAACCTCAACAATTTAGAATATACACAGGCGATCCTGCAGGCCGCTGAAGAAGAAAAATCACCTGTCATCTTAGGCGTTTCAGAAGGTGCGGCGCGCTATATGGGCGGTTTCAAAACTGTTGTCATGATGGTAAAAGGATTAATGGAAGACTATGGCACAACGGTGCCTGTTGCCATTCACCTGGATCACGGGTCCAGCTTTGAGAAGTGTCAGGAAGCAATCGAAGCAGGCTTCACTTCTGTCATGATTGATGCGTCTTCTAAACCGCTTGAAGAGAATATTGCTATTACAAAAAAAGTGGTAGAATTAGCAAAGCAGCATAATGTATCTGTAGAGGCTGAGCTTGGCGTCGTAGGCGGACAGGAAGATGACGTCATCGCGGACGGTGTCATCTATGCAGATCCTGCCGAATGTAAAGAACTGGTAGAGAAAACAGGCATCGACTGCCTGGCGCCTGCACTTGGTTCTGTACACGGCCCATATAAAGGAGAGCCGAATCTGGGGTTTGAAGAAATGGAAGAGATCTCCAAACAGGGAGATATTCCGCTAGTATTGCACGGAGGTACAGGAATCCCGACAAAAGATATTCAGCGTGCAATTTCATTAGGCACATCTAAAATTAACGTCAACACAGAAAACCAAATTCAGGGTACGCAAGCTGTGCGTGATACATTGCAGGCAGATCCGAAAGTCTATGATCCACGTAAATACCTTGCGCCGATGCGTGAAGCTATTAAAGAAACGGTCATCGGAAAAATGCGTGAATTTGGAAGTTCACAGCAAGCGTAATGATAGAGTGAAGACAGGACAAAGGAGGAGCGCAATACGTCTCCTTCTTTTGCTTTTCAGTAAATGAACGATTCATAACTAGGAGGACAATACACGTGAAATTTTTTATAGATACTGCAAATTTTGAAGAAATCAAAGAAGCGCACAGCTGGGGGATTATCTCTGGCGTTACGACCAATCCGTCGCTTGTCGCAAAGGAAAACATTTCATTCCATGACCGTTTAAAGGAAATTACAGCGCTTGTTCCGGGTTCTGTCAGCGCGGAAGTAATTTCACTAGATGCAGAAGGTATGATTGAAGAAGGACGCAAGCTTGCGGCACTGGCAGACAATATTACGGTGAAGCTGCCGATGACGCCTGAAGGTTTACAGGCTTGTTCGGTATTTGCGGCTGAAGGAATCAAAACGAATGTCACACTGATTTTCTCCGCCAATCAGGCATTGCTGGCAGCGCGCGCAGGTGCGACTTATGTTTCTCCGTTCATCGGACGCCTGGACGATATTGGCCAAAATGGGACAGAACTGATTGAAACAATTTCAGATATCTTCACAATTCACGACCTGGATACGCAAATTATTGCGGCTTCCATCAGACACCCGCAGCATATTACAGCTGCAGCACTTGCCGGCGCACATATTGCGACGACTCCATTCAACGTGTTGCAAAGTCTTTTTGCTCATCCGTTAACGACTAAAGGTATTGATCAGTTTTTGAAAGACTGGGAAACCAGAACGAATAAGTGATGGAACAAAAGGAGCTTGAAATGGACGTTTACAAAATCAAAGGCGGAAAACGGCTGCAAGGAACCATCAGAGTAAGCGGTGCAAAAAACAGCGCGGTTGCCCTCATTCCCGCTGCTATTCTGGCCGACTCACCGGTAACGATTGCAGGACTTCCCGAAATTTCTGACGTTTACACATTGCAGGCATTAGTTGAAGAAATTGGCGGGAGCGTAGAATTGAAAGACGGCGTGATGACTATCGATCCGTCAGAAATCATTTCCATGCCGCTGCCAAACGGTAACGTGAAAAAACTGCGTGCATCGTATTATATGATGGGTGCGATGCTCGGCAAGTTCAAACACGCGGTCATCGGATTACCGGGCGGCTGCCACCTGGGCCCGCGTCCGATTGATCAGCATATTAAAGGCTTTGAAGCACTCGGCGCGAAAGTGGAGAATGAACATGGCGCTATTTATCTGCGGGCAGATGAACTCCGCGGTGCGAAAATCTATCTGGATGTTGTCAGCGTTGGCGCGACGATTAATATTATGCTGGCGGCTGTTAAGGCGAAAGGCAAAACGGTCATTGAAAATGCTGCAAAAGAACCTGAAATTATTGACGTTGCGACGCTGCTTTCCAATATGGGTGCGAATATTAAGGGCGCAGGCACAAACGTCATCCGTATTGAAGGAGTAGAAACATTGCACGGCACAAAGCATACGATTATTCCGGATCGCATTGAAACGGGCACTCACATGATCATGGCCGCAGCAATCGGGGATGGCATCACCATTGATAATGTCATCCCGCTGCACGTGGAAGCAGTGACTGCGAAACTTCGTGAAATGGGCGTCAAAGTGGAAGTGGGAGAAGAACAAATTTTCATTCCTAAGCCAGAAAAGCTGGAGGCGGTCGATGTGAAGACACTGGTGTATCCGGGCTTCCCGACAGATCTCCAACAGCCGTTTGGCGTGTTGTCGACACAAGCGGAAGGTTCTTCCATTTTGACAGACACCATCTATCCGGCGCGCTTTAAGCAAATCGATGAGCTTCGCCGAATGAATGCAGACGGCAGGGTGGAAGGGCGTTCGGCAATTATTACCGGACCGACACCATTGCACGCTGCAACTGTTGAAGCGACAGACTTGCGTGCAGGCGCCGCTTTATTGATTGCAGGACTTTTGGCCACCGGTGAGACAGAAATTCATGAAATTGAGCACATCGAACGAGGATACGGCAAGATTATTCAAAAGCTGAAAAACCTTGGTGCAGACATCAATAAAGTGAAAGTGCCGGTGCAATCCTCGATTTCGGAGTGACGCTAATTGCCAAAAGGTGTATAATAGATTTAAACGACACATCCACTGCCGAAACGCAGTAAAAATGGATGCGGACGTAGGCAAATGAAAGGTAATACGCAATACGCGCCTTACCGCAAACAGGAGGAACAAAACATTATGGAACGCAGTTTATCAATGGAACTAGTACGTGTGACAGAGGCGGCGGCTGTAGCAGCGGCGCGCTGGATGGGACGCGGTTTGAAAAATGAAGCAGATGACGCGGCAACAGAAGCAATGCGCACGGTATTCGATACAATCCCAATGGAAGGTGTAGTCGTCATTGGTGAAGGTGAAATGGACGAAGCGCCGATGCTGTATATAGGTGAAGAACTCGGAACAGGTCACGGCCCGGCTGTAGATATCGCGGTAGATCCAGTGGAAGGCACAAACATCGTAGCGGCAGGCGGATGGAATGCACTTGCTGTTCTTGCGGTTGCAGACAAAGGAAACTTGCTGAATGCACCGGATATGTACATGGATAAAATTGCAGTCGGACCTGAAGCAGTCGGTAAAATTGATATCGACGCAAGTGTCACAGATAACTTGAAAGCTGTCGCAAAAGCGAAGAACAAATCAGTATCCGACCTAGTGGCATCTGTTTTGAACCGTGAACGCCATCAGGCAATTATTGAGGAAATCCGTGAAGCGGGCGCACGCATCAAGCTGATCGAAGATGGCGACGTAGCAGCTGCCATCAACACAGCTTTCGATGATACAGGTGTGGATATTTTATTCGGCAGAGGCGGCGCTCCTGAAGGCGTTATCGCAGCAGTCGGTTTAAAATGTCTGGGCGGAGAAATCCAAGGACGTCTGGTCCCTTCGAATGATGAAGAGAGAGCCCGCTGCATCAAAATGGGCATTGACGTAGACCAAGTTCTCATGATGGATGATTTGGTAAAAGGAGACGACTGTATTTTTGCGGCAACCGGCGTAACAGACGGCGAGCTGATGGACGGCGTGCAGTTTAAAGGCTCGTACTGCCGTACACAATCTATCGTTATGCGCTCTAAATCAGGAACGATCCGTTTCGTAGAAGGTCGCCACAGCATTGCGAAAAAGCCTCTTCTTGTGATGCAAGACTAACTCCCTCAACACCCGGTGTTACAGCCGGGTTTCTATTTCCTAAAACTATTCAAATCCATAATGTACGGCATTTTTGGAAAGGAAGTACATCTCGTACTCTCCTTTCTATTTACTGTGCCGAAATTTCCATAATAAAAATGAAGAGTGGTGTACGCACAGATGACAATGATTACTCTTGCCGACCTCGAGAACATGACGCTCAAGGAGCTGTATTCTCTCGCGAAGCAATTTAAAATCACCAACTATAGCAAACTGACGAAGAAAGAATTAATCTTTGCTATATTGAAATCTCGCGCCGAACAAGAAGGTTTCTTTTTCATGGAAGGCGTTCTCGAAATTATTCAATCAGAAGGATACGGTTTCCTGCGTCCGATCAATTACTCATCCAGTTCGGAAGATATCTACATTTCCGCATCCCAAATTCGCCGATTCGATTTGCGTAATGGCGATAAAGTAACAGGAAAAGTCCGGCCGCCAAAAGAAAATGAGCGGTACTATGGCTTGCTGCAAGTGGAAGCCGTCAACGGTCAAAATCCGGAAGTGGCACGCGAGCGCGTACATTTTCCCGCCCTGACACCTTTATATCCGGACCGTCAAATCAAATTAGAAACAGCTAAAAATAATATCTCCACACGCATCATGGATCTCGTATCGCCTGTCGGTTTCGGACAGCGCGGATTAATTGTCGCACCGCCAAAAGCGGGAAAAACAACGCTGCTGAAAGAAATCGCCAACTCGATCACGACGAATCATCCGGAAGCGGAATTAATTGTGCTGTTAATCGACGAACGTCCGGAAGAAGTAACAGACATCGAACGTTCTGTAAAAGCAGACGTTGTCAGTTCCACATTTGACGAAGTGCCGCAAAATCATGTAAAAGTGGCAGAACTGGTACTTGAACGCGCAATGCGTCTTGTCGAAAGTAAACGCGACGTCATCATCCTGATGGATTCCATTACTCGTTTGGCACGTGCATTCAACCTGGTCATCCCGCCAAGCGGCCGGACACTTTCCGGGGGAATCGATCCGGCGGCTTTCCATCGCCCTAAACGATTTTTTGGTGCTGCGCGTAATATTGAAGAAGGCGGCAGCTTAACGATCCTGGCCACAGCGCTTATTGAAACAGGCTCTCGTATGGACGAAGTCATCTACGAAGAATTCAAGGGAACCGGCAACATGGAACTGCACCTTGACCGCAGCCTGGCTGAACGCAGAATCTTCCCTGCACTCGATATCCGCCGATCAGGTACAAGAAAAGAAGAGCTGCTCATCCCGAAAGCAAATCTGGACAGACTATGGGCGATCAGAAAAACCTTCTCAGACTCCCAGGATTTCACCGAGCGCTTCATGAGAAAACTTCGGCAATCTGAGAACAACGATGAATTTTTCGATAAGCTGAATGAAGAAATGAAAAGTAAGAAGGGCAAGGGACTGATCTGATGTGGCAGTAGGTGCTTTGTCTTTCAAACTGCCGGGAAAAAGCGAAGTGCACAGCCGCAGTGAAAAGATGGAAGATAGCCTCCGCCGAACATGAAAAACCTTACTCAATACAGTGTGTAGCTATCCAATAAAAACCCAAATCAAACAGTTGCACAACATATCGAATTTTGCTATACTAATCAAGTACGGTTTTACTGTACACTGCATATACGGCTGACACACACGGGCCGTGTACGGCATCGATCCGTTTTATTGGCAACTGGCCGATAAAACGCCTAAATTCATACTCTGTTCCAGATGGTTCAGGGCGAGAGGAGAGAGACCGATGAAAGCAGGAATTCATCCCGATTACAAACTTGCAAAAGTAACTTGCTCATGTGGCAATACATTCGAAACAGGTTCTGTAAAAGAGGATATTCGAGTAGAAGTTTGCTCAGAATGTCACCCATTCTACACTGGACGCCAGAAGTTTGCTGCAGCGGACGGCCGTGTCGACCGTTTCAACAAGAAATACGGCATCAAGTCAGAAGAACAAAAGTAATAAAAGCCAGATACCCGTCAGGTGCAGTCGTGCCAGACGGGTATTTTTATAATTTTCTCTGGTAATCGCATTCGCGGAGGACGCGACCGCTCATAACACATGCAGAAGCGCTCATACTAGTATGTGATCCGCTCAGTAAGCTGGGGTAAGCGCTCATAGCCGCGCGTGATCCGCTCATAAACTTGGCCAAGCGCTCATACCAACGCGCGATCCGCTCATAATCCCGGTCCAAGCGCTCATAGTTGCCCGCGATCCGCTCATTAAGCCGGGGTAAGTGATCATAGCTGCGCGCGATCCGCTCTAAAACCTGGTTAAGCGCTCATAGTTGCGCGTGATCCGCTCATAATCCCGGTTCAAGCGCTCATAGCTGCACGCGATCCGCTCATAAACTTGGCCAAGCGCTCATAGCTGCGCGTGATCCGCTCATAAACTTGGCCAAGCGCTCATAGCCGCACGTGATCCGCTCATAAGCCCGGTTCAAGCGCTCATAGCCGCGCGTGATCCGCTCATAATCCCGGTTCAAGCGCTCATAGCCGCACGTGATCCGCTCATAAGCCCGATCCAAGCGCTCATACCAACGCGCGATCCGCTCATACAAGCAGATCAACCGCTCATAAACAAACAAAACTTAACAACTAACTCATACATATACACACAACATCGAAAGGGGATTGACCATGTACGTTTCAATGCAAGGCGGCTGGATGGAAGTCATCTGCGGCAGTATGTTTTCAGGTAAGTCGGAGGAGCTGATTCGCCGGATTCGCCGGGCGGAATTCGCCAAGCAAAAGATTGCGGTATTTAAACCGGCTATTGATGACCGGTACAGTGAAGAGGCCGTGGTCAGTCATGACGGTTCTTCGACTATCGCCAATCCAATTGCCAAAGCGAGTGAAATACCGGATCTCGTCTCAGATGATTTCGATGTGGTCGCCATTGACGAAGCACAATTTTTCGACGAGGAAATTTTAGATGTCGCAATCAGTCTTGCGGATCGGGGATTTCGTGTCATCATTGCAGGGCTTGACCAAGATTTCAGAGGAGAGCCATTCGGTCCCATGCCTCAATTGATGGCTGTGGCGGAATTGGTGACAAAACTCCAGGCAGTCTGTACTGTCTGCGGTTCGCCTTCGAGCCGGACGCAGCGGCTAATTGATGGACAGCCTGCATGCCAGGATGACCCAATTATTTTGGTTGGCGCATCTGAAGCTTATGAGCCGCGGTGCCGCCACCACCATGAAGTGCCGGTAAGCCGCGCAGAGCACGCAAAATAAACGACACGCCGTCTATCCGCACGCACGAGGATAGGCGGTTCTGTCATACAAATAAATCAGTATTCAACATTTCAGAAGAGGTGAAACTACTATGTTCGACAGACTGCAAGCAGTAGAAGACCGATATGACCGATTAAATGAACTACTTAGTGACCCCGAGATCGTCAATGATCTTGAGAAACTGCGGAATTACTCCAAAGAACAATCCGACCTGCAAGAAACTGTAGACGTATATCGTGAATATAAAGAAGTTCAGACACAATATAAAAATGCTAAAGAAATGCTTGATGAACCGTTGGATGATGAAATGAAAGAATTAGTCAAAATGGAAATAGACGAGCTGGAAGACCGGATCGAGCAGCTTGAAGAACAGCTGAAAGTGTTGCTCATTCCGAAAGATCCCAACGACAATAAAAGTGTCATTATGGAAATCCGCGGCGCAGCAGGCGGGGATGAAGCGGCTTTATTCGCAGGCAGCCTGTACCGCATGTATACACGTTTCGCGGAAATGAACCATTGGAAAGTGGAAGTCATTGATTCCTCTCCTACAGAACTGGGCGGTTTTAAAGAAATTATTTTCATGATTGACGGCAAAGGCGCGTATTCCAAGCTGAAGTACGAAAACGGCGCACACCGCGTACAGCGTGTGCCGGAAACGGAATCCGGCGGCCGCACCCATACATCCACTGCGACAGTCGCTTGTCTGCCGGAAGCGGAGGAAGTGGAAATTGAAATCCACGAAAAGGATATCCGTACCGACACA
The Sporosarcina sp. P33 genome window above contains:
- a CDS encoding class II fructose-bisphosphate aldolase, whose amino-acid sequence is MPLVSMKEMMIQGKEKGYAIGQFNLNNLEYTQAILQAAEEEKSPVILGVSEGAARYMGGFKTVVMMVKGLMEDYGTTVPVAIHLDHGSSFEKCQEAIEAGFTSVMIDASSKPLEENIAITKKVVELAKQHNVSVEAELGVVGGQEDDVIADGVIYADPAECKELVEKTGIDCLAPALGSVHGPYKGEPNLGFEEMEEISKQGDIPLVLHGGTGIPTKDIQRAISLGTSKINVNTENQIQGTQAVRDTLQADPKVYDPRKYLAPMREAIKETVIGKMREFGSSQQA
- the fsa gene encoding fructose-6-phosphate aldolase; translated protein: MKFFIDTANFEEIKEAHSWGIISGVTTNPSLVAKENISFHDRLKEITALVPGSVSAEVISLDAEGMIEEGRKLAALADNITVKLPMTPEGLQACSVFAAEGIKTNVTLIFSANQALLAARAGATYVSPFIGRLDDIGQNGTELIETISDIFTIHDLDTQIIAASIRHPQHITAAALAGAHIATTPFNVLQSLFAHPLTTKGIDQFLKDWETRTNK
- a CDS encoding UDP-N-acetylglucosamine 1-carboxyvinyltransferase, translating into MDVYKIKGGKRLQGTIRVSGAKNSAVALIPAAILADSPVTIAGLPEISDVYTLQALVEEIGGSVELKDGVMTIDPSEIISMPLPNGNVKKLRASYYMMGAMLGKFKHAVIGLPGGCHLGPRPIDQHIKGFEALGAKVENEHGAIYLRADELRGAKIYLDVVSVGATINIMLAAVKAKGKTVIENAAKEPEIIDVATLLSNMGANIKGAGTNVIRIEGVETLHGTKHTIIPDRIETGTHMIMAAAIGDGITIDNVIPLHVEAVTAKLREMGVKVEVGEEQIFIPKPEKLEAVDVKTLVYPGFPTDLQQPFGVLSTQAEGSSILTDTIYPARFKQIDELRRMNADGRVEGRSAIITGPTPLHAATVEATDLRAGAALLIAGLLATGETEIHEIEHIERGYGKIIQKLKNLGADINKVKVPVQSSISE
- the glpX gene encoding class II fructose-bisphosphatase, which produces MERSLSMELVRVTEAAAVAAARWMGRGLKNEADDAATEAMRTVFDTIPMEGVVVIGEGEMDEAPMLYIGEELGTGHGPAVDIAVDPVEGTNIVAAGGWNALAVLAVADKGNLLNAPDMYMDKIAVGPEAVGKIDIDASVTDNLKAVAKAKNKSVSDLVASVLNRERHQAIIEEIREAGARIKLIEDGDVAAAINTAFDDTGVDILFGRGGAPEGVIAAVGLKCLGGEIQGRLVPSNDEERARCIKMGIDVDQVLMMDDLVKGDDCIFAATGVTDGELMDGVQFKGSYCRTQSIVMRSKSGTIRFVEGRHSIAKKPLLVMQD
- the rho gene encoding transcription termination factor Rho; translation: MTMITLADLENMTLKELYSLAKQFKITNYSKLTKKELIFAILKSRAEQEGFFFMEGVLEIIQSEGYGFLRPINYSSSSEDIYISASQIRRFDLRNGDKVTGKVRPPKENERYYGLLQVEAVNGQNPEVARERVHFPALTPLYPDRQIKLETAKNNISTRIMDLVSPVGFGQRGLIVAPPKAGKTTLLKEIANSITTNHPEAELIVLLIDERPEEVTDIERSVKADVVSSTFDEVPQNHVKVAELVLERAMRLVESKRDVIILMDSITRLARAFNLVIPPSGRTLSGGIDPAAFHRPKRFFGAARNIEEGGSLTILATALIETGSRMDEVIYEEFKGTGNMELHLDRSLAERRIFPALDIRRSGTRKEELLIPKANLDRLWAIRKTFSDSQDFTERFMRKLRQSENNDEFFDKLNEEMKSKKGKGLI
- the rpmE gene encoding 50S ribosomal protein L31, with amino-acid sequence MKAGIHPDYKLAKVTCSCGNTFETGSVKEDIRVEVCSECHPFYTGRQKFAAADGRVDRFNKKYGIKSEEQK
- a CDS encoding thymidine kinase — encoded protein: MYVSMQGGWMEVICGSMFSGKSEELIRRIRRAEFAKQKIAVFKPAIDDRYSEEAVVSHDGSSTIANPIAKASEIPDLVSDDFDVVAIDEAQFFDEEILDVAISLADRGFRVIIAGLDQDFRGEPFGPMPQLMAVAELVTKLQAVCTVCGSPSSRTQRLIDGQPACQDDPIILVGASEAYEPRCRHHHEVPVSRAEHAK
- the prfA gene encoding peptide chain release factor 1 produces the protein MFDRLQAVEDRYDRLNELLSDPEIVNDLEKLRNYSKEQSDLQETVDVYREYKEVQTQYKNAKEMLDEPLDDEMKELVKMEIDELEDRIEQLEEQLKVLLIPKDPNDNKSVIMEIRGAAGGDEAALFAGSLYRMYTRFAEMNHWKVEVIDSSPTELGGFKEIIFMIDGKGAYSKLKYENGAHRVQRVPETESGGRTHTSTATVACLPEAEEVEIEIHEKDIRTDTFASSGPGGQSVNTTMSAVRLTHLPTGTTVSIQDEKSQIKNKEKAMKVLRARVYDKFMQEAQAEYDEKRKSAVGSGDRSERIRTYNFPQNRVTDHRIGLTIQKLDQIIEGKLDEVIDALIIEEQARRLESLDRND